The proteins below are encoded in one region of Pirellulales bacterium:
- a CDS encoding DUF1501 domain-containing protein, producing MSAITVFGNRRRLCSGPTRRETLKAGALSLLGGLFSSQSLLALERAEPTALRPARAKSVVLLYLQGGPPTQDMFDMKPAATGGVGGEFKPIATSASGIEICELLPRTARMMHKSAIVRSVYHNGGCHKNLPMYTGFDVNLPDEEFRDSDPPSMGSVCSYLARDRQGELPTYAYLPCPLGWGEVRKKAGPHGGFLGQRYDAFSTECTAYVDHPPDDIWSPQVVRGEPKLARAELPEGITLDRLRDRRRLVDVLDDEFRGRESSRDFGTFPREQRLAFEMLTSAKVREAFDLGQEDPHTRDRYGRTLFGSSTLLARRLVERGVQFVNVSWDNFSKRFEVSKAGWDTHERNFPMLRETLLPNFDETYSAFIEDLDSRGLLDETLVVTMGEMGRTPKINAKGGRDHWTYCYSVLFAGAGIRGGTVHGASDAQAAFIKDKPVHIRDICATIYHLLGIDPAMLVYDRANRPIAVAHGGQPIYEILS from the coding sequence GTGAGCGCCATCACGGTTTTCGGTAATCGACGGCGATTGTGCAGCGGCCCGACGCGCCGCGAAACGCTCAAGGCGGGCGCGCTTTCGCTGTTGGGCGGGCTATTCAGCAGCCAGTCGTTGTTGGCCCTCGAGCGGGCCGAACCAACGGCCCTCCGCCCGGCGCGCGCCAAGAGCGTCGTCCTTTTGTACCTGCAAGGTGGCCCGCCCACGCAGGACATGTTCGACATGAAGCCTGCAGCCACGGGGGGCGTTGGCGGCGAATTCAAGCCCATCGCCACGAGCGCCAGCGGCATCGAGATTTGCGAGTTGCTGCCACGCACGGCGCGGATGATGCACAAGTCGGCCATCGTTCGCAGCGTGTATCACAACGGCGGTTGCCATAAGAACCTGCCGATGTACACCGGCTTCGACGTGAACCTGCCGGATGAAGAATTTCGCGATAGCGATCCGCCGAGCATGGGCTCGGTGTGCTCGTATCTGGCGCGTGATCGGCAAGGCGAGCTGCCCACCTATGCGTATCTGCCTTGCCCGCTCGGCTGGGGCGAGGTGCGCAAGAAAGCCGGCCCGCATGGTGGATTCCTGGGGCAGCGCTACGACGCGTTTTCGACCGAGTGTACGGCCTACGTCGATCATCCGCCGGACGATATCTGGAGTCCGCAAGTCGTGCGCGGCGAGCCGAAGCTCGCGCGGGCCGAGTTGCCGGAGGGTATTACGCTCGACCGCTTGCGCGATCGGCGCCGCCTGGTGGACGTGCTGGACGACGAATTTCGCGGACGGGAATCGAGCCGCGACTTTGGCACTTTTCCGCGCGAGCAGCGACTGGCTTTCGAGATGCTCACTTCGGCCAAGGTCCGCGAAGCGTTCGACCTGGGCCAAGAAGACCCGCACACGCGCGATCGCTACGGCCGGACGCTGTTCGGCTCCTCGACATTGCTGGCGCGGCGGCTGGTCGAACGCGGCGTACAGTTCGTCAACGTCAGTTGGGACAATTTCTCGAAGCGCTTCGAAGTCAGCAAAGCCGGCTGGGACACTCACGAGCGCAATTTTCCCATGCTGCGCGAGACGCTGCTTCCCAACTTCGACGAGACCTATTCCGCGTTCATCGAGGATCTCGACAGCCGTGGACTGCTCGACGAGACCTTGGTCGTAACCATGGGCGAAATGGGGCGTACGCCGAAGATCAACGCCAAGGGCGGCCGCGACCATTGGACCTATTGCTACTCGGTGTTGTTTGCCGGCGCGGGCATTCGCGGAGGCACCGTTCACGGAGCCTCGGACGCGCAGGCCGCGTTCATCAAGGACAAGCCGGTCCACATTCGCGACATTTGCGCGACCATTTATCATCTGCTGGGCATCGATCCGGCGATGCTCGTCTACGATCGCGCGAACCGGCCCATCGCCGTGGCCCACGGCGGACAGCCGATTTATGAAATCCTGTCGTGA
- a CDS encoding nucleoside 2-deoxyribosyltransferase domain-containing protein produces the protein MRIFLAGIMQGSHLASAIHNQDYRARIKQLLTEHLTGAAVYDPLADHANSLDYDDTRGREVFFRHNQMSAEVDVLVAFVPEASMGTAIEMWQAYRSGNVVITISPLVLNWTVRFLSHEIYATVEDFAAALQCGALARRLSELIAERRQAIPSRGEQAS, from the coding sequence ATGCGCATCTTTCTGGCCGGCATCATGCAAGGTTCGCACCTGGCGTCGGCGATCCATAACCAGGATTATCGCGCCCGCATCAAACAGTTGCTCACCGAGCATCTCACGGGCGCGGCGGTGTACGACCCGCTGGCCGATCATGCGAACTCGCTCGATTACGACGACACGCGCGGCCGCGAGGTGTTTTTTCGCCATAATCAAATGTCGGCCGAGGTCGACGTGCTGGTGGCGTTCGTGCCCGAAGCCTCGATGGGCACGGCAATCGAGATGTGGCAAGCGTACCGCAGCGGCAACGTGGTGATTACGATCAGCCCGCTTGTACTGAATTGGACGGTGCGATTCCTGAGCCATGAAATCTACGCGACCGTCGAGGATTTCGCGGCGGCGCTTCAGTGCGGGGCGCTGGCACGGCGTCTCTCGGAACTGATCGCCGAGCGCCGCCAGGCCATCCCGTCGCGCGGTGAGCAGGCTTCGTAA
- a CDS encoding HdeD family acid-resistance protein → MSTPGPKIVPSLARHELEALRHEWYWFLLLGVLLIVAGTLAIGYDVFATELFVTFFGILLVVGGAAQIVSSFWAGRWTGFLLSLLAGILYVVVGGELVARPFIGAEALTLLLGSFFLVGGIFRVVASMTLRLHHWGWLMLNGVITSLLGLLVLAEWPKSGLFVIGLFVGIDMLFNGWTWVMLSLGLRSLPAAEQH, encoded by the coding sequence ATGTCCACGCCTGGTCCCAAGATCGTACCGAGCCTGGCTCGCCACGAACTCGAAGCGCTGCGCCACGAATGGTACTGGTTCCTGCTCCTGGGCGTCCTCTTGATCGTCGCCGGTACCCTGGCGATCGGCTACGACGTCTTCGCCACCGAGCTGTTCGTGACGTTCTTCGGCATCTTGTTGGTCGTCGGCGGCGCCGCGCAGATCGTGAGCTCGTTCTGGGCCGGACGCTGGACCGGTTTCCTGTTGTCGCTGCTGGCGGGCATTCTGTATGTGGTCGTCGGTGGTGAGCTCGTGGCGCGCCCCTTCATCGGCGCCGAAGCGCTGACCCTCCTGCTCGGGTCGTTCTTCCTCGTCGGCGGCATCTTCCGCGTCGTGGCCTCGATGACGCTACGTCTGCACCATTGGGGATGGCTCATGCTCAACGGCGTGATCACGTCGCTGTTGGGCTTGCTGGTGCTGGCCGAATGGCCGAAGTCCGGCCTGTTCGTGATTGGCCTCTTCGTCGGCATCGACATGCTGTTCAACGGCTGGACGTGGGTGATGCTCAGCCTGGGGCTGCGCAGCCTGCCTGCCGCCGAGCAACACTAG
- a CDS encoding (2Fe-2S)-binding protein: MELDDEVCLCFHVTKRKLVNFLRVEKPRRAGQMSECFGAGTGCGWCRTYLERMFKAAAAGGVTVENDPSPADYARARAGYIRQGGGTPPPGATPIDEVDA; the protein is encoded by the coding sequence ATGGAACTCGACGACGAAGTTTGCCTCTGTTTTCACGTCACGAAGCGCAAGCTCGTCAACTTCTTGCGCGTCGAAAAGCCGCGCCGCGCCGGTCAGATGAGCGAATGTTTCGGCGCCGGCACCGGCTGTGGGTGGTGCCGCACTTATCTCGAGCGCATGTTCAAAGCGGCGGCCGCTGGTGGTGTAACGGTCGAGAATGACCCAAGTCCGGCGGACTATGCGCGCGCACGCGCCGGCTACATTCGCCAAGGGGGCGGCACGCCGCCGCCCGGTGCGACACCGATCGACGAAGTGGATGCGTAA
- a CDS encoding M20/M25/M40 family metallo-hydrolase, whose protein sequence is MPAQQPALPAPEPDLRAAQKRVLALMAIPGKSGEEGEVREFIIDQLRAAGAPTSAIRGDQAHRHTPLKGAVGNLVLRLPGTMRGARRLLMAHMDTVPLCAGSKPVVKGDRVSSSAPTGLGADDRAGCAVTLTAACEILKRKLPHPPLAFLWAVQEEVGLFGARHANLALLGQPKLAFNWDGGSAEKLTVGATGAYRLEITVHGIASHAGGAPEQGVSAIAIAGLAIAELQQAGWLGDVRKGASRGTSNIGVIQGGAATNVVTDRVDLKAEARSHDPVFRRAIRDAIIEAFKKAAGEVRSITGAVGKVSCEYRQDYESFRLPEDDASIAAAGAAVAATGGKPFHFVSNGGLDANWLTARGIPTVTLGCGQLNAHMVTEQLDLIEFRRACRVALRLATASE, encoded by the coding sequence ATGCCTGCCCAGCAACCGGCGCTGCCGGCTCCGGAACCCGATCTGCGCGCCGCGCAAAAGCGGGTGCTCGCCTTGATGGCAATTCCTGGAAAGAGCGGCGAGGAAGGGGAAGTGCGCGAGTTTATCATCGATCAGTTGCGTGCCGCCGGTGCGCCAACGTCGGCGATTCGCGGAGACCAGGCTCATCGCCACACACCACTGAAAGGGGCGGTCGGAAATCTCGTGCTGCGATTGCCCGGCACGATGCGTGGAGCGCGGCGGTTGTTGATGGCGCACATGGATACCGTCCCCCTGTGCGCCGGTTCGAAGCCGGTGGTCAAAGGAGATCGCGTCAGCTCGTCCGCACCGACGGGATTGGGAGCCGACGATCGCGCCGGTTGCGCCGTCACGCTCACCGCGGCATGCGAGATCTTGAAACGCAAGTTACCGCATCCGCCGCTCGCATTCCTGTGGGCCGTGCAAGAAGAGGTCGGCCTCTTCGGCGCGCGGCACGCCAACCTGGCACTCTTGGGGCAGCCCAAGCTGGCGTTCAACTGGGACGGTGGCTCGGCCGAAAAGCTCACCGTCGGCGCCACCGGCGCCTATCGTTTGGAAATCACGGTCCACGGCATCGCCAGTCACGCGGGCGGGGCGCCCGAGCAAGGCGTCAGTGCCATAGCGATTGCCGGCCTGGCGATCGCCGAACTGCAACAGGCCGGCTGGCTGGGCGACGTGCGCAAAGGCGCGAGCCGCGGCACGAGCAACATCGGCGTCATTCAGGGCGGCGCGGCCACGAATGTCGTTACCGACCGCGTCGACCTGAAGGCCGAAGCTCGCAGCCACGATCCCGTCTTTCGCCGCGCGATTCGCGACGCGATCATCGAGGCGTTCAAGAAGGCGGCCGGCGAAGTTCGCAGCATTACCGGAGCCGTCGGGAAAGTTTCCTGCGAGTACCGGCAGGACTACGAATCGTTTCGGCTGCCTGAGGATGATGCTTCGATCGCGGCCGCCGGCGCGGCCGTGGCAGCGACGGGGGGCAAGCCGTTTCACTTTGTTTCCAATGGCGGACTCGACGCCAACTGGCTCACCGCCCGCGGCATTCCCACGGTCACTCTGGGCTGCGGGCAACTGAACGCTCACATGGTGACCGAGCAATTGGACCTGATCGAGTTTCGCCGTGCATGCCGGGTCGCTTTGCGATTAGCTACCGCCAGCGAATGA
- a CDS encoding GNAT family N-acetyltransferase, translated as MPAKIRSIPARDLNVDHVAAWSSILDQCDLLESPYLRPEFARAVGSVRNDVEVAVVECDDEPMAFLPFRRMAWGAGRPAGGWLANFQAIISRPDFHVDPVALVRACGLRTWRFDQLLLPQKSLAPFIWRSWDAPYVDLSNGFEGYCRRLRIGRNRLTELQRQQRKMSKDLGEVRFEAHVGSRDILKTLFDWKGSQYERSGQRNIFASSWVCELLDLLLEYQCEELSSMLSVLYTGDRVAAVAYTLRSGPNLHGWFTTFDRELSTYSPGMLLLMEIFRAAESLGIRRVDLGKGPEAYKQRFMTDASRVYEGTIDASTMVSSMRHGWWRTKDWVRASRLANTARASLKLVRGVHGWLEMG; from the coding sequence ATGCCTGCGAAGATTCGTTCGATTCCCGCGCGCGATCTCAACGTGGATCACGTGGCAGCGTGGTCAAGCATTCTTGACCAGTGCGATCTGCTGGAAAGCCCTTATCTGCGCCCGGAGTTCGCTCGTGCCGTCGGTTCAGTTCGCAACGACGTCGAAGTGGCCGTCGTGGAATGCGACGACGAACCGATGGCGTTTTTGCCGTTTCGGCGAATGGCATGGGGCGCCGGACGACCGGCGGGCGGATGGTTGGCGAATTTTCAGGCCATCATTTCCCGGCCCGACTTTCATGTCGACCCCGTGGCGCTCGTCCGCGCGTGCGGCTTGCGCACCTGGCGATTCGATCAATTGCTCTTGCCGCAGAAAAGCCTGGCGCCGTTCATCTGGCGCTCGTGGGATGCTCCGTACGTCGACCTCTCGAATGGCTTCGAAGGATATTGCCGCCGTTTGCGCATCGGCCGTAACAGGCTCACCGAGTTGCAACGGCAGCAACGCAAGATGTCGAAAGACCTGGGCGAAGTCCGTTTCGAAGCCCACGTCGGCAGTCGCGACATTCTCAAGACTCTGTTCGACTGGAAGGGATCGCAATACGAACGCAGCGGCCAGCGCAATATCTTCGCCTCGAGCTGGGTCTGCGAACTGTTGGACCTGCTGCTCGAGTATCAGTGCGAAGAACTGTCGTCGATGCTGTCGGTGCTTTACACCGGCGATCGCGTCGCGGCGGTTGCCTACACGCTGCGATCGGGACCTAACCTGCACGGTTGGTTCACCACGTTCGATCGCGAGTTGTCGACCTACTCGCCGGGCATGCTGCTTTTAATGGAGATCTTCCGCGCCGCGGAGTCGCTGGGCATCCGCCGGGTCGACCTCGGCAAAGGGCCCGAAGCTTACAAGCAGCGCTTCATGACCGATGCTTCGCGCGTTTACGAAGGGACGATCGACGCGAGCACCATGGTTTCGAGCATGCGCCACGGCTGGTGGCGCACCAAGGATTGGGTTCGCGCGTCGCGCCTGGCCAACACCGCCCGCGCTTCGTTGAAGCTGGTCCGCGGCGTACACGGCTGGCTGGAGATGGGGTGA
- a CDS encoding VCBS repeat-containing protein, with the protein MSSIRNCCAALTIVLVGYLTVIADDVFEKPVRLRADEEIIDTGPQWGHSSPCIEDVDGDGLRDLLLGDFSGKFRVYKNSGSNEQPKYTDAGNLRAGDADATVRIYCCVGGQPRFVDLDGDGIRDFISSSYDPGSCYFFRGLPEHKFAASSEVLDKSGVPVRTSPVQKQTYQSFGSFYAPVDWDADGDVDLLIGCFNGELKLRVNEGNAQHASFAVDNQTIYAGSEPLKVNHHCCPLVVDWDGDGLWDVLAGCDDGSVTWFRNQGSKETPQLAAGVVLVSKFAGNGYNLLRFTEEEIVPGIRSQIEVADLNGDGKLDLLLGDFCTAYEPRANLSADETQQLKQLVADEESRSNPFVAKMEALRKDFATRYPGDAIYSEEADAAWQKEYKELRESPEAKAMEGQEAAFARAMRPLLGSTRGRGDRSFDLAKSHGYVWLFTRK; encoded by the coding sequence ATGTCTTCGATACGCAATTGCTGCGCGGCGCTGACGATCGTCCTTGTTGGTTACCTGACAGTCATCGCGGACGACGTCTTCGAGAAGCCCGTTCGCTTGCGAGCGGACGAAGAGATTATCGATACCGGCCCTCAGTGGGGACATAGCAGCCCGTGCATCGAAGATGTCGATGGCGACGGACTCCGCGATCTGCTGTTGGGCGATTTCAGCGGCAAGTTTCGCGTGTACAAGAACAGCGGATCTAATGAGCAACCAAAGTACACGGATGCCGGAAATCTGCGCGCCGGCGATGCGGACGCCACGGTGCGCATTTACTGTTGCGTGGGCGGACAGCCACGATTCGTAGATTTAGACGGTGACGGCATCCGCGATTTCATCAGCAGTTCGTACGATCCGGGAAGCTGCTATTTCTTCCGCGGACTTCCGGAGCATAAGTTCGCGGCCAGCAGCGAAGTGCTCGATAAGTCGGGCGTGCCGGTGCGCACATCGCCGGTGCAAAAGCAGACCTACCAGTCCTTCGGCAGCTTCTATGCGCCTGTCGATTGGGATGCCGACGGTGACGTCGATCTATTGATCGGCTGCTTCAACGGCGAGTTGAAGCTACGCGTCAACGAAGGCAACGCCCAGCACGCGAGTTTTGCGGTCGATAACCAGACGATCTACGCCGGCAGCGAGCCGTTGAAAGTTAATCACCACTGCTGCCCACTGGTGGTCGACTGGGATGGCGACGGACTGTGGGACGTGCTGGCGGGATGCGACGATGGCAGCGTCACCTGGTTCCGCAATCAAGGCAGCAAGGAAACACCGCAACTGGCCGCGGGCGTGGTGCTCGTCTCCAAATTCGCTGGGAACGGCTACAACCTGCTGCGCTTCACCGAGGAGGAAATCGTGCCGGGAATCCGCTCGCAGATCGAAGTCGCCGATCTCAACGGCGACGGCAAGCTCGATCTTCTGCTAGGCGATTTCTGTACTGCTTACGAACCGCGCGCGAACCTCTCGGCCGACGAGACGCAGCAGCTCAAGCAGCTCGTGGCCGACGAGGAATCGCGCAGTAATCCTTTTGTCGCAAAAATGGAGGCTCTGCGAAAGGACTTTGCCACACGGTATCCCGGCGATGCGATCTACAGCGAAGAGGCCGATGCGGCGTGGCAAAAGGAGTACAAGGAGCTGAGAGAGAGCCCCGAGGCCAAAGCCATGGAAGGGCAGGAAGCCGCCTTTGCGCGCGCCATGCGCCCCCTGCTGGGAAGCACGCGTGGGCGAGGTGATCGCAGCTTTGACTTGGCGAAGTCACACGGCTACGTCTGGCTTTTCACGCGTAAGTAG